From the Paraburkholderia sp. PREW-6R genome, one window contains:
- a CDS encoding Tex family protein translates to MTENVALKIVQRIATELSVQPRQVAAAVQLLDEGATVPFIARYRKEVTGNLDDTQLRNLEERLLYLRELEDRRAAIITSIDEQGKLTDELRHAIEGADSKQVLEDLYLPYKPKRRTRAQIAREAGLQPLADALIANPLLDPPAEAAAYVNAEKGVADVKAALDGARDILSEQFGETADLLGKLRDYLFNQGVVSSKVVEGKENAEEEKFRDYYDYAETIRTVPSHRALALFRGRNAGVLMIKLGLGEELDAQVPHPGEALIARHFGIANQNRPADKWLSDVCRWCWRVKVQPHIENELLTNLRDEAEHEAIRVFARNLKDLLLAAPAGPKAVIGLDPGMRTGVKVAVVDRTGKVLATDVIYPHEPRRDWDGSIAKLARLCTQTKAELISIGNGTASRETDKLASELIARHPEFKLQKIVVSEAGASVYSASELAAKEFPDMDVSLRGAVSIARRLQDPLAELVKIEPKAIGVGQYQHDVNQRELARSLDAVVEDCVNAVGVDANTASVALLARVSGLNATLARNIVDYRDAHGPFPSREHLRKVPRLGDKTFEQAAGFLRINNGENPLDRSSVHPEAYPVVERMLAKISKHVGEVLGNRDALRGLSPAEFVDDRFGLPTVRDILLELEKPGRDPRPEFKTATFREGVEKVSDLTPGMVLEGVVTNVAAFGAFIDVGVHQDGLVHVSAMSNKFIKDPHEVVKAGQIVKVKVLEVDVKRQRIALTMRMDDEVGATASARSSGGAQHDRGGAGGRSGGGAGRGAPQRSREPEAGGAMAAAFAKLKQK, encoded by the coding sequence ATGACGGAAAACGTAGCACTCAAGATCGTACAGCGCATTGCCACCGAACTGTCCGTCCAGCCGCGCCAGGTCGCGGCCGCGGTGCAACTTCTCGACGAAGGAGCAACTGTTCCGTTCATCGCCCGTTACCGCAAGGAAGTGACCGGGAATCTCGACGATACCCAACTGCGCAATCTCGAAGAGCGCCTGCTCTATCTGCGCGAGCTGGAAGACCGGCGCGCCGCGATCATCACGAGTATCGACGAACAGGGCAAGCTCACCGACGAGCTGCGTCATGCAATCGAAGGCGCCGACAGCAAGCAGGTGCTCGAAGACCTGTATCTGCCGTACAAGCCCAAACGCCGCACGCGCGCGCAGATTGCCCGCGAAGCCGGTCTGCAGCCGCTTGCCGACGCGCTCATCGCCAACCCTTTGCTCGACCCGCCAGCCGAAGCGGCCGCCTACGTGAACGCCGAAAAGGGCGTGGCCGACGTGAAGGCCGCGCTCGACGGCGCGCGCGACATCCTCTCCGAACAGTTCGGCGAGACGGCCGATCTGCTCGGCAAGCTGCGCGATTACCTGTTCAATCAGGGCGTGGTGTCGTCGAAAGTGGTTGAAGGCAAGGAAAACGCGGAAGAAGAAAAATTTCGCGATTACTACGACTATGCCGAGACCATCCGGACCGTGCCGTCGCATCGTGCGCTCGCGCTGTTTCGCGGTCGCAACGCGGGCGTGCTGATGATCAAGCTCGGTCTCGGCGAAGAACTCGACGCGCAGGTGCCGCATCCGGGCGAAGCGCTGATTGCGCGCCACTTTGGCATCGCCAACCAGAACCGCCCCGCCGACAAGTGGCTCTCCGACGTGTGCCGCTGGTGCTGGCGCGTGAAGGTGCAACCGCACATCGAGAACGAACTGCTGACCAATCTGCGCGACGAAGCCGAGCATGAAGCGATTCGCGTGTTTGCACGCAACCTGAAGGATCTGCTGCTCGCCGCGCCCGCCGGTCCGAAAGCCGTCATCGGCCTCGATCCGGGCATGCGAACCGGCGTGAAGGTCGCCGTGGTCGATCGGACCGGCAAAGTGCTCGCCACCGACGTGATTTACCCGCACGAGCCGCGCCGCGACTGGGACGGCTCGATTGCAAAGCTCGCGCGGCTGTGCACGCAAACGAAGGCGGAACTGATCAGCATCGGCAACGGCACGGCGTCGCGAGAAACGGACAAGCTCGCGAGTGAGCTGATCGCGCGTCATCCGGAATTCAAGCTGCAAAAGATCGTCGTGTCCGAAGCGGGCGCGTCGGTCTATTCGGCGTCCGAACTGGCGGCAAAGGAATTCCCCGACATGGACGTGTCGCTGCGCGGCGCGGTGTCGATTGCACGGCGCTTGCAGGACCCGCTCGCCGAACTCGTGAAGATCGAGCCGAAAGCGATCGGCGTCGGCCAGTATCAGCACGATGTGAACCAGCGCGAACTCGCGCGCTCGCTCGACGCGGTGGTCGAAGATTGCGTGAACGCGGTCGGCGTGGACGCGAACACGGCGTCGGTCGCACTGCTCGCGCGCGTGTCCGGTCTGAACGCCACCTTGGCTCGCAATATCGTCGACTATCGCGACGCGCACGGTCCGTTTCCGTCGCGAGAGCATCTGCGCAAGGTGCCGCGGCTCGGCGACAAAACCTTCGAGCAGGCCGCCGGCTTCCTGCGCATCAACAACGGCGAGAATCCGCTGGACCGCTCGTCCGTTCACCCGGAAGCGTATCCGGTCGTCGAACGCATGCTGGCGAAAATCAGCAAGCATGTCGGCGAAGTGCTGGGCAATCGCGATGCGTTGCGCGGGTTGTCACCCGCTGAATTCGTCGACGATCGTTTCGGTCTGCCGACGGTGCGCGACATCCTGCTCGAACTCGAAAAACCGGGGCGTGACCCGCGGCCCGAGTTCAAGACCGCGACGTTCCGTGAAGGCGTCGAGAAGGTCAGCGACCTGACGCCAGGCATGGTGCTCGAAGGCGTCGTGACGAACGTCGCGGCGTTTGGTGCGTTCATCGACGTCGGCGTGCATCAGGATGGTCTCGTGCATGTGTCGGCGATGTCGAACAAGTTCATCAAGGACCCGCACGAGGTCGTCAAGGCCGGGCAGATCGTCAAGGTGAAGGTGCTGGAAGTCGACGTGAAGCGTCAGCGCATTGCGCTTACGATGCGAATGGACGACGAGGTCGGCGCGACGGCATCGGCGCGTAGTAGTGGTGGCGCGCAGCACGATCGTGGCGGCGCTGGCGGCCGCTCGGGTGGCGGCGCCGGCCGCGGCGCGCCGCAGCGCTCGCGCGAGCCGGAAGCGGGTGGCGCGATGGCCGCCGCGTTTGCCAAACTGAAGCAGAAGTAA